A genomic window from Streptomyces mirabilis includes:
- a CDS encoding MAB_1171c family putative transporter, with amino-acid sequence MNAYYIPALALWAGLGVKLPDLIRTWRDPLVRSVCWVIFLGGAGFLFAAPPTVAAVNRASGIPNLAAPLDYVIVSAYSAACLLLILHWRGGPADHVRRLARRWQIGYSVLITLIIVLFVAGDAPVERRTDLDTYYATTPWIGQMIALYLLGHITAAVATTALCRRWALEVRGWLRAGLWLLVAGWLLNLSFSTLKLTAVAARWAGGDWDVLSTRLAPGMASLAATVATVGFTVPLFGPRLGLLWHTAATWRRLGPLWHELGGASPGSPLAAPIPWYSSYAVRLTRREAGIQDGLNLLRPYLDDRIRARAQSAARSAGHGDEDASRIGLAAMIAAAVRVHPDGAPAETAVLDHSAGLMARATLMGVAQALRTSPIVAAARAAAVAAAAPADERTPS; translated from the coding sequence GTGAACGCCTACTACATACCCGCGCTGGCCCTGTGGGCCGGCCTCGGAGTGAAACTGCCGGACCTGATCCGAACCTGGCGCGACCCCCTGGTCCGTTCGGTCTGCTGGGTGATCTTCCTCGGAGGCGCCGGATTCCTCTTCGCCGCCCCGCCCACGGTCGCCGCCGTGAACAGAGCGAGCGGCATCCCGAACCTCGCGGCCCCGCTGGACTACGTCATCGTCAGCGCCTACAGCGCCGCCTGCCTGCTGCTGATCCTTCACTGGCGCGGCGGGCCGGCCGACCATGTACGTCGCCTCGCCCGGCGCTGGCAGATCGGGTACAGCGTCCTGATCACCTTGATCATCGTCCTCTTCGTGGCCGGGGACGCCCCCGTCGAGCGCCGTACGGATCTCGACACCTACTACGCCACCACGCCCTGGATCGGGCAGATGATCGCGCTGTACCTGCTCGGTCACATCACCGCGGCGGTGGCCACCACGGCGCTGTGCCGGCGCTGGGCGCTGGAGGTGCGCGGATGGCTGCGGGCCGGGCTGTGGCTCCTCGTGGCCGGATGGCTGCTGAACCTGTCCTTCAGCACCCTGAAGCTGACCGCGGTGGCGGCGCGGTGGGCCGGCGGGGACTGGGACGTGCTGAGCACCCGCCTGGCGCCCGGCATGGCGAGCCTGGCCGCCACCGTCGCCACCGTCGGCTTCACGGTGCCGCTGTTCGGGCCGCGGCTGGGCCTGCTCTGGCATACCGCGGCGACCTGGCGGCGGCTCGGCCCGCTGTGGCACGAACTCGGCGGCGCCTCCCCCGGGAGCCCGCTCGCCGCTCCGATCCCCTGGTATTCGTCGTACGCCGTGCGGCTCACCCGGCGCGAGGCCGGCATCCAGGACGGGCTGAACCTTCTTCGCCCGTATCTCGACGACCGGATCCGGGCCCGGGCGCAGTCGGCGGCCCGGTCCGCGGGACACGGCGACGAGGACGCCTCCCGCATCGGCCTCGCCGCGATGATCGCCGCCGCCGTTCGGGTCCACCCCGACGGCGCGCCTGCCGAGACCGCCGTACTCGACCACTCCGCGGGCCTCATGGCGCGCGCCACCTTGATGGGCGTGGCGCAGGCGTTGCGTACGTCCCCCATTGTCGCTGCCGCCCGCGCGGCCGCGGTGGCCGCCGCGGCCCCCGCTGACGAAAGAACCCCGTCATGA
- a CDS encoding DUF5937 family protein, producing the protein MPLTLHLGTDDLTRCRFAVSPLCQTHEALRMLRRPDRHAFHRDWLRRVRDIVAGLDLAELWLFIPRKGGYTPDFLGPPPRTPNASFDEELALMRATDPALARTELARSLACTPGAAASPYGRAALEDPAGTVRRLADLTERAWHALLAPDWPRHQALLEADIAHRSRQLADGGLVALFGDLHPEIGWADDTLTLRRYADLKEAQGPDGRGVLLMPSVFVRPDVVSGFARPWQPTVIYPARGTGGPPAGAAPAEAPAALARLLGPHRAAVLLGLDGPASTTTLANRHGLAPSSVSSHLSVLREAGLLVSHRQGQYVLYERTALGDALAAGAR; encoded by the coding sequence TTGCCGCTGACCCTGCACCTCGGCACCGACGATCTGACGCGCTGCCGGTTCGCGGTGTCCCCGCTCTGCCAGACGCACGAGGCGCTGCGCATGCTGCGGCGCCCGGACCGGCACGCCTTCCACCGGGACTGGCTGCGGCGCGTGCGCGACATCGTGGCGGGGCTGGACCTGGCGGAGCTGTGGCTGTTCATCCCTCGCAAGGGCGGTTACACCCCGGACTTCCTCGGACCGCCGCCGCGGACGCCGAACGCGTCCTTCGACGAGGAACTGGCCCTGATGCGCGCCACCGACCCCGCCCTGGCCCGTACGGAGCTGGCGCGTTCGCTCGCCTGCACACCCGGCGCCGCCGCATCGCCGTACGGGCGGGCGGCGTTGGAGGACCCGGCGGGCACCGTGCGACGCCTCGCCGACCTCACCGAGCGGGCCTGGCACGCGCTGCTCGCCCCGGACTGGCCTCGCCACCAGGCTCTCCTGGAGGCCGATATCGCCCACCGCTCACGGCAGTTGGCGGACGGCGGACTCGTGGCACTCTTCGGAGACCTGCACCCGGAGATCGGATGGGCGGACGACACCCTCACCCTGCGCAGGTACGCCGATCTGAAGGAGGCGCAGGGGCCCGACGGGCGGGGTGTGCTGCTGATGCCCAGTGTCTTCGTACGGCCGGACGTGGTGAGCGGCTTCGCCCGGCCCTGGCAGCCGACGGTGATCTATCCGGCCCGGGGCACGGGCGGCCCGCCGGCCGGGGCCGCCCCCGCCGAGGCGCCCGCCGCGCTGGCCCGGCTGCTCGGACCGCACCGCGCCGCCGTCCTCCTCGGCCTCGACGGTCCCGCCTCGACCACGACCCTGGCGAACCGCCACGGTCTGGCCCCCTCGTCCGTCTCGTCCCACCTCTCGGTGCTGCGCGAGGCCGGACTGCTGGTGTCGCACCGGCAGGGGCAGTACGTCCTCTACGAGCGCACGGCGCTGGGGGACGCACTGGCAGCCGGGGCCCGATGA
- a CDS encoding M23 family metallopeptidase, with protein sequence MRTPESPPEPGAARTRRRRRPGPFTLLVLPGLTAVVGFAVFMTATGRLTTLLSPDPSTNSAVVADGAVAEHVEDAYVPWLRAAAKTCTVLKPSVLAAQIEQRSSWDTDFATLSGETGIAGFTDAQWRTWGKDEDGNKRSSPRDPVDAIVALAREDCALAKKVTRLKTHGTVTGEPLDLILAAYTVGTDEVTRAGHVPPKARTYVTAVKALLPRYKTYDRVESGSSGSGAASAVLAPPLTSLVVTSPFGTRQHPLTGVTKLHTGVDFAAPQGAPISAARQGQVVFAAMTKAYGNRIVIDHGTIGGKRLETTYNHLSALQVTSGQSVDAGTVIGLVGSTGLSTGPHLHFEVLLDGTYTDPMPWLAAGS encoded by the coding sequence ATCAGGACCCCCGAGTCGCCACCCGAGCCCGGGGCAGCGCGCACCCGGCGCAGACGCCGCCCCGGCCCGTTCACGCTGCTGGTCCTGCCGGGGCTGACCGCCGTCGTGGGGTTCGCCGTGTTCATGACGGCGACGGGCCGGCTGACCACTCTTCTGTCGCCGGACCCGAGTACGAACAGCGCGGTGGTCGCGGACGGCGCGGTCGCCGAGCACGTCGAGGACGCCTACGTCCCTTGGCTGCGTGCGGCGGCCAAGACGTGCACGGTCCTGAAGCCGTCCGTCCTCGCGGCGCAGATCGAACAACGTTCCAGCTGGGACACCGACTTCGCCACGCTCTCGGGCGAGACGGGGATCGCGGGGTTCACCGACGCGCAGTGGCGGACCTGGGGCAAGGACGAGGACGGCAACAAGCGGTCCTCGCCCCGCGACCCGGTGGACGCCATCGTGGCGCTCGCCCGCGAGGACTGCGCTCTCGCCAAGAAGGTCACCCGTCTCAAAACCCACGGCACGGTCACCGGAGAGCCCCTCGACCTCATCCTCGCCGCCTACACGGTGGGCACGGACGAGGTGACCCGGGCAGGGCACGTCCCCCCGAAGGCACGGACCTACGTCACCGCGGTCAAGGCGCTGTTGCCGCGCTACAAGACGTACGACCGGGTGGAGAGCGGGAGTTCCGGCAGCGGGGCGGCGAGCGCGGTGCTGGCGCCGCCGCTCACCTCTCTCGTGGTCACCTCACCCTTCGGCACACGCCAGCACCCGCTCACCGGTGTGACCAAGCTGCACACGGGCGTCGACTTCGCGGCGCCCCAGGGGGCCCCGATATCCGCCGCACGGCAGGGACAGGTCGTGTTCGCGGCGATGACCAAGGCCTACGGCAACCGCATCGTGATCGATCACGGCACCATCGGCGGGAAACGGCTGGAGACCACGTACAACCACCTGTCGGCCCTTCAGGTCACCTCGGGCCAGAGCGTGGACGCCGGAACGGTCATCGGTCTCGTCGGCTCGACCGGCCTGTCGACCGGCCCACACCTTCACTTCGAGGTACTCCTCGACGGAACGTACACCGACCCGATGCCGTGGCTCGCCGCCGGTTCCTGA
- a CDS encoding FAD-dependent oxidoreductase: MDSGIVFYIPGALLLVTAGLKLSAGTGLWRDSLVAPSNAILLVGSAVCVLSAPPTIRYVNDATGVANFSAPLVYAGMTALSASYLVLMIRWKGGRPETQQRAARLVLGVYALVIAGIWVLFGLAEVPVERTQDLDTYYANTPCMREMIVLYMVAHTAATIALAVMSVSWLREVRGVTRVGLLLLVVGLTFDAGYQIAKYTAMAARWNGVDWDLLSTDVSPPLVMLAGVTTAAGFAVPRVGPPAVDNLRAWKRYRLLKPLWAELRTLRAPTEGIIRWWDPPVVRLARQEIAIWDGVLVCAPYLDDHVRTTAYAEAEASLAADGTPGVRSPHQAAVVAEAAMLAAARVQVLHDGRAEVPARAGTLESISPPQRMVLLSRALSSSPIVARARRQAAARTAAGRDGDSRSPQQKRVHPMSSSARTASRRTAVVIGGGMTGMLAAAVLADFADVRIIERDVLPDGPHPRKGLPQARHAHVLWSGGVKALDDLLPGIVDQLVDQGAHTPRIMTDLVSKAPSGQWFRRFTHARHTNLLCSRDLLDAVIRTRVLRDHRVTLLQQTELLALLGDGDRVTGVRVRAEESETSIPADLVIDASGRASRAPVWLRELGLPPVHERMVDAGIGYASRIYRAPGSAADGFPIVNVQADPRRIPGRGGIIAPIEGGRWLVTLSGSRGGQPSSDNDEFMPFALSLPHPVIGELLANAEPESDVVTTRSTANKRRYYEKAARWPDGFIVLGDAVAGYNPVYGHGLSAAAQSVIALRHVLRQQDLGAPGTARRVQKAAARPVENAWSLAVGQDVFYPDAGDQPPTRLERTLAAFVDKAVDAGSRNPRALRILLDVMSMEKPPARLLMPDMLALVFLGRKTPPLEGPPLAQHEREATS, encoded by the coding sequence GTGGACAGCGGCATCGTCTTCTACATACCCGGCGCCCTTCTCCTGGTCACCGCGGGACTGAAGCTGTCGGCGGGTACGGGCCTGTGGCGGGATTCCCTCGTCGCGCCGAGCAACGCGATCCTGCTGGTCGGCTCCGCCGTGTGCGTTCTGTCCGCCCCGCCCACGATCCGGTACGTCAATGACGCGACCGGCGTCGCCAACTTCAGCGCCCCGCTGGTGTACGCCGGCATGACGGCGCTCAGCGCGAGCTACCTCGTCCTCATGATCCGGTGGAAGGGCGGACGCCCTGAGACGCAACAGCGCGCCGCCCGGCTCGTACTGGGCGTCTACGCACTGGTCATCGCGGGAATCTGGGTCCTGTTCGGCCTGGCCGAGGTCCCCGTGGAACGGACCCAGGACCTGGACACGTACTACGCCAACACGCCCTGCATGCGGGAAATGATCGTGCTGTACATGGTCGCGCACACGGCCGCCACCATCGCTCTCGCCGTCATGAGCGTGAGCTGGCTGCGAGAGGTGCGGGGCGTGACCCGCGTCGGTCTGCTCCTGCTCGTCGTCGGCCTGACGTTCGACGCGGGCTACCAGATCGCCAAGTACACGGCCATGGCCGCCCGCTGGAACGGCGTGGACTGGGATCTCCTCTCCACCGACGTGTCCCCGCCGCTCGTCATGCTCGCCGGCGTCACCACCGCCGCCGGCTTCGCCGTCCCCCGGGTGGGGCCGCCGGCGGTCGACAATCTGCGCGCGTGGAAGCGCTACCGGCTCCTGAAGCCCCTCTGGGCGGAGCTGCGGACGCTGCGCGCGCCGACCGAGGGGATCATCCGATGGTGGGATCCGCCTGTCGTGCGCCTGGCGCGCCAGGAGATCGCCATCTGGGACGGCGTTCTGGTCTGCGCGCCCTATCTCGATGACCACGTGCGCACGACCGCGTACGCCGAGGCCGAGGCGTCACTCGCCGCCGACGGTACCCCCGGAGTCCGATCACCGCACCAGGCCGCGGTGGTGGCCGAGGCGGCCATGCTGGCCGCGGCCCGTGTACAGGTCCTGCACGACGGCCGCGCGGAGGTACCGGCGAGAGCGGGAACCCTGGAGTCCATTTCCCCACCGCAACGGATGGTTCTGCTGTCGCGCGCGCTGTCCTCGTCCCCGATCGTCGCCCGAGCACGACGGCAGGCCGCCGCCCGTACGGCCGCCGGCCGTGACGGAGACTCCCGCTCCCCGCAACAGAAAAGAGTGCACCCTATGTCGTCGTCTGCCAGAACTGCCTCCCGCCGTACCGCGGTGGTCATCGGAGGGGGTATGACGGGCATGCTCGCCGCGGCCGTGCTCGCCGACTTCGCAGACGTCCGGATCATCGAACGCGATGTGCTGCCCGACGGCCCGCACCCCCGCAAGGGACTGCCGCAGGCCCGCCATGCCCACGTGCTCTGGTCCGGCGGCGTGAAAGCCCTCGACGACCTCCTGCCCGGCATCGTCGACCAACTCGTCGACCAAGGCGCCCACACACCGCGCATCATGACCGACCTGGTGTCCAAGGCCCCCTCGGGGCAGTGGTTCCGCAGATTCACCCACGCCCGCCACACCAACCTCCTGTGCAGCCGTGACCTCCTCGACGCGGTGATCCGCACCAGGGTTCTGCGGGATCATCGCGTCACCCTCCTCCAGCAGACCGAACTGCTCGCCCTGCTGGGCGACGGGGACCGGGTGACCGGTGTCCGTGTACGCGCGGAGGAGTCCGAAACATCCATCCCTGCCGACCTGGTGATCGACGCGAGCGGTCGCGCCAGCCGCGCCCCGGTCTGGCTGCGGGAACTCGGACTTCCTCCGGTCCACGAGCGCATGGTCGACGCCGGTATCGGCTACGCCAGCAGGATCTACCGCGCACCCGGCAGCGCGGCGGACGGTTTTCCCATCGTCAACGTCCAGGCCGATCCCCGCCGGATCCCCGGCCGCGGCGGCATCATCGCCCCCATAGAGGGCGGCCGATGGCTCGTGACGCTCTCCGGATCCCGCGGCGGGCAACCCAGCAGCGACAACGACGAGTTCATGCCCTTCGCCCTGAGCCTGCCGCACCCCGTCATCGGCGAACTGCTGGCGAACGCCGAACCCGAGAGCGACGTCGTCACCACCCGTAGTACCGCCAACAAGCGGCGGTACTACGAGAAGGCCGCCCGCTGGCCCGACGGCTTCATCGTGCTCGGAGACGCCGTCGCAGGCTACAACCCCGTCTACGGCCACGGACTGAGCGCCGCCGCGCAGAGCGTGATCGCCCTGCGTCACGTCCTGCGGCAACAGGACCTCGGCGCACCCGGCACCGCCCGGCGCGTCCAGAAGGCCGCGGCCCGGCCGGTCGAGAACGCCTGGAGCCTGGCCGTGGGCCAGGACGTGTTCTACCCGGACGCCGGCGACCAGCCGCCCACCCGGCTCGAACGAACCCTCGCCGCCTTCGTGGACAAGGCCGTCGACGCCGGCTCGCGCAACCCCCGCGCCCTGCGCATCCTCCTGGACGTGATGAGCATGGAGAAGCCGCCCGCCCGACTGCTCATGCCCGACATGCTCGCGCTGGTCTTCCTCGGCCGGAAGACGCCGCCCCTGGAAGGTCCGCCGCTGGCACAGCACGAGCGCGAAGCCACTTCGTGA
- a CDS encoding ATP-binding cassette domain-containing protein: MPTPMQPSSSAEASATSVNGLRIQARSVGQRIHGAGNVLHDVSLDVAPGRLTVIAGSSGAGKTILLQTLAGLRAPTEGTVLHDGTQPGPPGPEFGFVPQEDIIHRELPLRRTLVYAAGLRMPPGTTPESVAAGVDRVLEALGLSSRAATPVRALSGGERKRASIAAELLTRPRVLFLDEPTSGLDPVTGAALLRTLRALAEDGTTVVLTTHTLADLLRGDHVVFLSPDGEVAYAGEPGPLCGAFGVGTVEEVYEAVAQGVRVERAAPPDDAHNADIPSPPVPVRRVGALRQWVLLTRRGTALLLHNRLSVAVLAGSPLMIVAMFAVLFRAGAFDRAAPDPGSTAMIMFWIAFGAFFFGLTYGLLQICTELPVLRREWLAGLRIGPYVASKLTTMLPVLAVADVLLLVVLRALDRLPAAGWGTYGSLLVSSVLASAAALALGLLASAAVTEPGQATLMLPLLCFPQVLFSGAFVPVPRMTGAGEAISWAMTNRWAFEALGSGVGLESLWRTGASPLGPPLLDSYGDSFGHPASRGWLILAGFAVLFLAATWAVLVRKCREGAVRSRAGR; this comes from the coding sequence ATGCCGACGCCCATGCAGCCGTCCTCGTCCGCCGAAGCCTCCGCCACCTCGGTCAACGGCCTGCGCATACAGGCACGTTCAGTCGGGCAGCGCATACACGGCGCTGGGAACGTCCTGCACGACGTGTCCCTCGACGTCGCGCCCGGGCGGCTCACCGTGATCGCCGGGAGCAGCGGGGCGGGCAAGACGATCCTGTTGCAGACGCTCGCCGGGCTGCGCGCGCCGACGGAGGGGACGGTCCTGCACGACGGGACGCAACCCGGCCCGCCGGGGCCGGAGTTCGGGTTCGTTCCGCAGGAGGACATCATCCACCGCGAGCTGCCGCTGCGCCGGACGCTGGTGTACGCGGCGGGTCTGCGCATGCCGCCGGGCACGACGCCCGAGTCCGTCGCGGCGGGTGTGGACCGGGTCCTGGAGGCTCTGGGTCTCTCCTCCCGGGCGGCGACGCCCGTGCGCGCGCTGAGCGGCGGTGAGCGCAAACGGGCCAGTATCGCCGCCGAGTTGCTCACCCGTCCCCGCGTGCTCTTCCTCGACGAGCCCACCTCCGGGCTCGACCCGGTGACCGGTGCCGCCCTGCTGCGGACCCTGCGCGCGCTGGCCGAGGACGGCACCACCGTCGTCCTCACCACGCACACGCTCGCCGATCTGCTCCGCGGCGACCATGTGGTGTTCCTCTCCCCCGATGGCGAGGTCGCGTACGCCGGTGAACCGGGCCCGCTGTGCGGGGCGTTCGGGGTGGGCACCGTCGAGGAGGTGTACGAGGCGGTGGCCCAGGGCGTACGCGTCGAGCGCGCCGCGCCGCCGGACGACGCGCACAACGCCGACATACCGTCACCTCCGGTTCCTGTCCGGCGTGTCGGTGCCCTGCGCCAATGGGTGCTGCTCACCCGTCGCGGTACCGCGCTCCTCCTGCACAACCGGCTCTCCGTCGCCGTCCTTGCGGGTTCGCCGTTGATGATCGTGGCGATGTTCGCGGTGCTGTTCCGGGCGGGCGCGTTCGATCGCGCGGCGCCCGACCCCGGATCGACCGCGATGATCATGTTCTGGATCGCGTTCGGCGCGTTCTTCTTCGGCCTGACGTACGGGTTGCTGCAGATCTGCACCGAACTGCCCGTACTGCGCCGGGAATGGCTGGCCGGGCTGCGGATCGGTCCCTACGTCGCGTCGAAGCTGACCACCATGCTGCCGGTGCTCGCGGTCGCCGACGTACTGCTGCTGGTGGTGCTGAGGGCGCTGGACCGGCTGCCCGCGGCAGGATGGGGCACGTACGGTTCGCTGCTCGTGTCGAGCGTGCTGGCCTCGGCGGCGGCCCTCGCGCTGGGGCTGCTGGCCTCGGCCGCGGTGACGGAGCCGGGCCAGGCGACGCTGATGCTGCCGCTGCTGTGCTTCCCCCAGGTGCTGTTCTCGGGGGCGTTCGTGCCGGTGCCGCGGATGACCGGTGCCGGGGAGGCGATCAGCTGGGCGATGACGAACCGGTGGGCGTTCGAGGCACTGGGCAGCGGGGTCGGCCTGGAGTCGTTGTGGCGCACGGGCGCGTCGCCCCTGGGTCCGCCGCTGCTGGACTCGTACGGGGACTCGTTCGGTCATCCGGCGAGCCGCGGCTGGTTGATTCTCGCGGGGTTCGCGGTGCTGTTCCTCGCGGCGACATGGGCGGTCCTGGTGCGCAAGTGCCGGGAGGGCGCGGTACGGAGCCGGGCGGGTCGCTGA
- a CDS encoding aminotransferase class V-fold PLP-dependent enzyme has translation MDESPGSGHIPATEKPSGDTAADEGGVDTFAGLRARDFGYLDEGGHTYLDHTGAGLPPRSLVTGSAERITGGLFGNPHSESPASRASGLLLAEARRAVLRHFGADPAEYAVIFTPNATGALRLVGEAYPFARGSRLVMSLDNHNSVNGLREYARARGAATAYVPVSGAGLRIDEEQLWGALTARGRGPGRHLSRLSRLGRLSRLGRLGRRGGGGPRGLLAYPAQSNFTGVQHPLEWIARAQEQGYDVLLDAAAFVPTNPLDLGRFHPDFTVVSWYKVFGHPTGIGSLVARREALAKLRRPWFSGGTIYAVSAQAQWHVLADDEAAFEDGTVNFLSVPDVTAGLEWIDRLGMDRVHAHVTALTDQLLTGLRALRHSDDSPMARVYGPLDVGAARGGTVALNLLGADGRIVDERVVTRDSAARGISLRTGCFCNPGAGEAAFALPLRRLRSAAGRQLGSMEEYLDLLRLPSAGAVRISLGVSSQPRDIETFLTFVTQTYRDRVPGASGLAARVGC, from the coding sequence ATGGACGAATCACCGGGCAGCGGTCACATACCCGCGACCGAGAAGCCTTCCGGAGACACTGCCGCCGACGAAGGGGGCGTGGACACCTTCGCCGGGCTGCGGGCGCGCGACTTCGGCTATCTCGACGAGGGCGGCCACACCTACCTCGACCACACGGGCGCCGGGCTTCCGCCGCGCTCGCTCGTCACGGGGAGTGCCGAACGGATCACCGGCGGGTTATTCGGCAACCCGCACTCCGAGAGCCCGGCCTCCCGCGCCTCGGGCCTGCTGCTCGCGGAGGCCCGCCGCGCGGTGCTCCGGCACTTCGGCGCGGACCCCGCCGAGTACGCCGTGATCTTCACGCCCAACGCCACGGGCGCGCTGCGCCTGGTCGGCGAGGCGTATCCGTTCGCGCGCGGCAGCAGGCTGGTGATGTCGCTGGACAACCACAACTCGGTCAACGGTCTGCGCGAGTACGCGCGGGCCAGAGGAGCCGCGACGGCGTACGTCCCCGTGAGCGGGGCCGGTCTGCGGATCGACGAGGAACAGCTGTGGGGCGCGCTCACCGCGCGCGGACGCGGTCCCGGGCGTCACCTGAGCCGCCTGAGCCGCCTGGGGCGCCTGAGCCGCCTGGGGCGCCTGGGGCGGCGTGGGGGCGGGGGGCCGCGCGGGCTGCTGGCCTACCCGGCCCAGAGCAACTTCACCGGCGTCCAGCATCCGCTGGAGTGGATCGCGCGGGCACAGGAGCAGGGCTACGACGTCCTGCTGGACGCGGCCGCCTTCGTGCCGACGAACCCGCTCGATCTCGGCCGGTTCCACCCGGACTTCACCGTGGTCAGCTGGTACAAGGTCTTCGGCCACCCCACCGGCATCGGCAGTCTGGTCGCCCGCCGGGAGGCCCTCGCCAAGCTGCGTCGGCCCTGGTTCTCCGGTGGCACGATCTACGCGGTCAGCGCGCAGGCGCAGTGGCACGTCCTCGCCGACGACGAGGCGGCCTTCGAGGACGGCACGGTGAACTTCCTGTCCGTGCCGGACGTCACCGCCGGGCTGGAGTGGATCGACCGCCTCGGCATGGACCGGGTGCACGCCCACGTCACCGCCCTCACCGACCAACTGCTCACCGGTCTGCGCGCGTTGCGCCACAGCGACGACTCCCCGATGGCCCGCGTGTACGGCCCCTTGGACGTCGGGGCGGCCCGTGGCGGCACGGTCGCGCTCAACCTGTTGGGTGCGGACGGCCGGATCGTCGACGAACGCGTCGTCACCCGTGACAGCGCCGCGCGCGGCATCTCCCTGCGGACCGGCTGCTTCTGCAACCCGGGTGCCGGCGAGGCGGCGTTCGCGCTGCCGCTGCGCAGGCTGCGCTCGGCCGCGGGCAGGCAACTCGGTTCGATGGAGGAGTACTTGGACCTGCTGCGGCTGCCTTCGGCGGGTGCCGTCCGCATCTCCCTGGGCGTGTCGTCCCAGCCCAGGGACATCGAGACGTTCCTGACGTTCGTGACCCAGACCTACCGCGACCGGGTGCCGGGGGCGTCGGGGCTGGCGGCTCGGGTGGGGTGCTGA
- a CDS encoding DUF4177 domain-containing protein, whose amino-acid sequence MSNAYTYEYKVVTFRESLIGDALDSDKLEKVLNKHAGDGWALKAITSADVKGRIGPGSVEGLLLTFERPLG is encoded by the coding sequence ATGAGCAACGCTTACACGTACGAGTACAAGGTCGTCACCTTCCGGGAGTCGCTCATCGGCGACGCGCTGGACAGCGACAAGCTGGAGAAGGTTCTGAACAAGCACGCCGGGGACGGCTGGGCGCTCAAGGCGATCACGTCCGCCGATGTCAAGGGCCGCATAGGCCCCGGCTCGGTGGAGGGGCTGCTCCTGACCTTCGAGCGCCCCCTGGGGTAA
- a CDS encoding VOC family protein, with protein sequence MKSDGTLDRAVVPSHSVFGAPCWVSLATRDLRAAQDFYHAVLGWEWHTGRLGREYRFARVNGVPVAGVSAMSGIGERMATWTPYFAVASADETVSRSQERGGTTAVGPISFPPGRAALLADRDGAVFGIWEGELVAGWEEWRRAAPVFVRLHTRDAFDAAIFYAEVLEWASSDPRSCEVRYEDNEVVLRSRGDVVARIHSGAVEAAPDPTIRPHWQIHFTVDDVEAAARAARAHGGTAHQQGLGSTEAILTDPDGAHFTVTCKGAG encoded by the coding sequence ATGAAGAGCGACGGAACACTCGACCGTGCGGTTGTCCCCAGCCACTCGGTGTTCGGAGCGCCCTGCTGGGTCAGCCTGGCCACACGCGATCTGCGGGCCGCGCAGGATTTCTACCACGCCGTACTGGGCTGGGAGTGGCACACGGGCAGGCTGGGCAGGGAGTACCGGTTCGCCCGGGTCAACGGGGTGCCGGTGGCCGGCGTCTCGGCGATGTCCGGCATCGGCGAGAGGATGGCCACGTGGACCCCGTATTTCGCGGTGGCGAGTGCGGACGAGACCGTGTCGCGTAGCCAGGAGCGCGGGGGTACGACCGCGGTGGGGCCGATCTCGTTCCCGCCGGGCCGGGCGGCGCTGCTGGCCGACCGGGACGGAGCGGTGTTCGGCATCTGGGAGGGCGAGCTGGTGGCCGGCTGGGAGGAGTGGCGCCGGGCGGCACCGGTCTTCGTACGGCTGCACACCCGCGACGCCTTCGACGCCGCCATCTTCTACGCGGAGGTCCTGGAGTGGGCGTCCTCGGACCCCCGGTCCTGCGAGGTGCGCTACGAGGACAACGAGGTCGTGCTGCGCAGCCGGGGCGACGTCGTGGCCCGTATCCACTCCGGCGCGGTCGAGGCCGCGCCCGACCCGACCATCCGGCCGCACTGGCAGATCCACTTCACCGTCGACGACGTCGAGGCCGCCGCCCGCGCCGCCCGCGCCCACGGCGGCACGGCCCACCAGCAGGGACTCGGCTCGACCGAGGCCATCCTCACCGACCCCGACGGAGCGCACTTCACCGTCACCTGCAAGGGCGCCGGGTGA
- a CDS encoding toxin-antitoxin system, toxin component, with protein sequence MRTGRAKEMRNLIGQLADGVSLPVPAAPDALFDALIAVVADIRGREVVLLKEEFPHRTATGLWLDLPDHDIVLVDKRAAPVHQLAILCHEIWHMIKGDCGHHAAGVPVAARVLSDRADVQRTVRAVAARTEFHERSEQEAETFALRAVTHLRIWLEGEPDNLATDRSRIAGRIGASLGHRRSQV encoded by the coding sequence GTGCGCACAGGCAGAGCCAAGGAGATGCGGAACCTGATCGGCCAGTTGGCCGACGGCGTGAGCCTGCCCGTACCCGCCGCTCCTGACGCGCTGTTCGACGCGCTCATCGCCGTGGTCGCCGACATCAGGGGCCGTGAGGTCGTCCTCCTCAAAGAGGAGTTCCCGCACCGCACCGCCACGGGACTGTGGCTCGACCTGCCGGACCACGACATCGTCCTCGTCGACAAGCGGGCGGCGCCCGTCCACCAACTGGCCATCCTCTGCCACGAGATCTGGCACATGATCAAGGGCGATTGCGGACACCACGCCGCCGGCGTCCCCGTCGCCGCACGCGTGCTGAGCGACCGGGCCGATGTGCAGCGGACGGTGCGGGCCGTGGCCGCGCGAACCGAGTTCCACGAACGGTCGGAGCAGGAAGCCGAGACCTTCGCCCTGCGGGCGGTGACGCATCTGCGGATCTGGCTGGAAGGGGAACCGGACAACCTCGCCACGGACCGGTCCCGGATCGCCGGCCGGATCGGCGCCTCACTGGGACACCGCCGGTCCCAGGTCTGA